The genome window GGAGGACGCCGAACGCGCCCGCCGCGAACTCGCGCAGGTGCTGGCTCTGGAGGAGCGCCAGCCGAGCCGCTTCCACCTGGCGGGCCAGCACGGCCTCCGGCTGCTGTTCGAGGCGCTCGACGGCACGGCCCCGCCGGAACGGCCCCCGGCCGCGGTGAGCGGCATGCGCTGGAACCGCCAGTTCGTCCTGCTGGGCGACGCGGTCCGCCACGGCCGCGCCGGCTCCCCGGAGCTGGCCGACGAAGCGGTGGCGGCGGCGATCGAGGCCGCGTCCCCGTTCCCGGTGAGCAGGCACCTCGGCCTGCGCATGGTGGCGGAGTCCGCCGCGGCCGACGGCTGGGGCGACCCGGTGACGTGGCTCAAGGAGGCCGAGGAGTACTTCCACCAGGCGGATGTGACGGCGGTGGCGAGCGCGTGCCGCGGGCTGCTGCGCAAGACCGGCGTCGCGGTCGGCCAGCGCCGCACGGGTTCGGACCGCCTGCCGGCGGGCCTGCGCTCGGCGGGGGTGACGGTCCGCGAGTACGAGGTGCTGCAGCTGCTGGCGGACAACATGGGCAACAAGGACATCGCCCGGCGGCTGCACATCTCGCCGCGGACGGTGGAGAAGCACGTGGCCAGCCTGATGGCGAAGTCGAACCTGCAGAACCGCAGCGCGTTGACCGAGTACGCCCGCAACACCCCGCACTGACGCGCCCGCGCCCCGGCCCGAACGTAGTGAATGACTCATTCCTGTCGTCCGGCGACAGGAATGAGTCATTCACGGCGTTCAGGTGCCGATCGGGATCTCCGCCCAGACCGTCTTGCCGCCGTCGGCGCGGTGGAAGTGGCCCCGGCGGCGGCTGCACGCGGCGACCAAGGCCAGCCCGGTGCCGACCGGCGCCACGTCGGGCGCGGCCGGGTCGAACCACGCCGTCGCGCCGCCCGAGTCCTCGATGCCGATCCACACCGCCGAATCCGCGCACGTCAGCAGTGCGCGCACCGGGCCCGTCGCGTGGCTGACGGCGTTCGCGGCCAGCTCCCCCGCGATCAGCACGACGTCCGCCGCGACGTCGTCCGGTACCTCGCCGGCCGCGGCCAGGCGTTCGCGCACCCAGGCGCGGACCTCGCGGACCTGGGCGGGCTCCCGGTCGAAAGCGAACTTGTCCAGCAGCATGCTTTCCCTCCCCTGGCCGGGAAAACGATTCCCCGTTCGAGGGGTTTCGCACACCCTTCCGGGCCGGAATCGCCCGAACGGACTAGATTGGACTCGTGAGTCCAGTCACCAGGAAGCTGACCGCCAAGGGCGCCGCGACGCGGCAGCGGATCGTCGAGGGCGCGGCACAGGAGATCCGGGAACGCGGCGTCGCCGTCACGACGCTCGACGACGTCCGGGCGCGGACGGGCACGAGCAAGAGCCAGCTCTTCCACTACTTCCCCGACGGCAAGGAAGAACTGCTGCTGGCGGTGGCCG of Amycolatopsis solani contains these proteins:
- a CDS encoding ATP-binding protein, coding for MLLDKFAFDREPAQVREVRAWVRERLAAAGEVPDDVAADVVLIAGELAANAVSHATGPVRALLTCADSAVWIGIEDSGGATAWFDPAAPDVAPVGTGLALVAACSRRRGHFHRADGGKTVWAEIPIGT